The proteins below are encoded in one region of Aquisphaera giovannonii:
- a CDS encoding thioredoxin family protein: protein MTLARDADGPQLSRDEVDRLEGPVLLEFGASWCGHCQSLAPGLARLVDEHTEVRFIWVEDGPGRPLGRSFRVKLWPTLVFLKGGKVVEQLARPSLEQARRGFEALGEA, encoded by the coding sequence ATGACCTTGGCTCGCGACGCGGATGGGCCTCAGTTGAGCCGGGACGAGGTCGATCGCCTGGAGGGGCCGGTCCTGCTGGAATTCGGCGCGAGCTGGTGCGGCCACTGCCAGTCGCTCGCCCCGGGGCTGGCCCGGCTCGTCGACGAGCACACCGAGGTCCGATTCATCTGGGTCGAGGACGGGCCCGGCAGGCCGCTCGGCCGCTCGTTCCGGGTCAAGCTCTGGCCAACGCTCGTCTTCCTCAAGGGCGGGAAGGTCGTCGAGCAGCTCGCCCGCCCCTCGCTGGAGCAGGCCCGCCGCGGCTTCGAGGCCCTGGGCGAGGCCTGA
- a CDS encoding bestrophin family protein, producing MIEYDPNRHWLRDIRHLGTSWILRRLVRATAITGVYSVAVSVALIRLDLEGRRAISGTFSLLGVILGIILVFRTNSAYDRWWEGRKLWGSLANHSRNLAIQLDALLPGDDVELREWFSRLLADFALALSGHLRGRVDPSILAGPWMAEARVPPGSPPPHVPAHLARVLVRRVWALRDAGTIDGFGLLATQPHTQALLEVAGACDRIRRTPIPFSYSVFIRLFLLAYAAILPVGLVPEYGYLAVPLVMLLVFALLGLELMAAEIEDPFGLDCNDLPTHAIADAIRADTRQLLGLACNPAAAAPPPYSKVF from the coding sequence ATGATCGAGTACGATCCCAACCGCCACTGGCTCCGCGACATCCGGCACCTGGGGACGAGCTGGATCCTCCGGAGGCTCGTCCGGGCCACGGCGATCACCGGCGTCTACTCCGTGGCCGTCAGCGTCGCCCTCATCCGCCTGGACCTGGAGGGGCGTCGCGCCATCTCGGGGACGTTCTCGCTCCTCGGCGTGATCCTCGGCATCATCCTGGTCTTCCGGACGAACTCCGCGTACGACCGCTGGTGGGAGGGCCGCAAGCTGTGGGGCTCCCTGGCCAATCACTCCCGCAACCTGGCGATCCAGCTCGACGCCCTGCTGCCGGGCGACGACGTCGAGCTCCGCGAGTGGTTCTCCCGCCTCCTCGCCGACTTCGCCCTCGCCCTCAGCGGCCACCTGCGGGGCAGGGTCGATCCGTCGATCCTCGCGGGGCCCTGGATGGCCGAGGCCCGCGTGCCTCCGGGCTCGCCCCCGCCGCACGTCCCCGCGCACCTCGCCCGGGTCCTCGTCCGCCGCGTCTGGGCGCTCCGCGATGCGGGGACGATCGACGGCTTCGGCCTCCTGGCCACCCAGCCGCACACCCAGGCGCTCCTCGAGGTCGCGGGGGCCTGCGACCGCATCCGCAGGACGCCGATCCCGTTCTCCTACAGCGTCTTCATCCGGCTGTTCCTCCTCGCCTACGCCGCGATCCTGCCCGTCGGCCTGGTCCCCGAGTACGGGTACCTGGCGGTCCCCCTGGTGATGCTCCTGGTCTTCGCCCTGCTCGGCCTGGAGCTGATGGCCGCGGAGATCGAGGACCCGTTCGGCCTCGACTGCAACGACCTCCCGACCCACGCCATCGCCGACGCCATCCGCGCCGACACCCGCCAGCTCCTGGGCCTCGCCTGCAACCCCGCCGCCGCCGCCCCCCCGCCCTACAGCAAGGTGTTCTGA